The Sphingomonas naphthae nucleotide sequence CGCAGGCGGTGACGAACATCACCGGGTTACGGATCAGCTGCCTCGGATCGAGCTTCCTGAAGGAATCGGCGATCGCCGGAAGCAGCAGATCGGCGGTGAACAGGGATTTGGTGGATGCGCGTGCCATCGTGGCGCCCCCGCTTAGAAGAGTTGGCCGCGGATCATCGCGAGATGATCGGCGATGGGGCCGAGCGCGAGGCCCGGCAGGAAGGTCAGGCCGCCCAGGATCAGGATGATGCCGACCAGCAGCCCCACCCACAGCGGGCCGGTCGTGGGAAAGGAGCCCGCGCTTTCCGGCGTATATTTCTTCGCGGCAAGGCTGCCGGCGATCGCCAGCATCGGCACGATGGTGAAGAAGCGGCCCACCCACATCGCGATGCCCAGCAGGCCGTTATAGTAAGGCGTGTTGGCGGTGAGGCCGGCGAAGGCCGATCCATTGTTCGCGACCGCGCTGGTGAAGGCGTAGAGGATCTCGCCGAAGCCGTGCGGCCCCTTGTTGAGCGGCCCCGCCAGCCCCTGTTGCAGCACGCAGGAGAGCGCCGTGAAACCGAGTATGACGAGCGGCAGCACCGCGATCGCCAATACGGCCAGCTTCACCTCGCGGCTCTCGATCTTCTTGCCGACATATTCGGGCGTCCGCCCCACCATCAGCCCGGCGACGAACACCGCAAGGATGGCGAACAGCAGGAAGCCGTAGATGCCCGCACCGACGCCGCCGACCACGACCTCGCCCAACTGCATGTTGAACAGCGGGATCATGCCGCCCAGCGCCGTGAAACTGTCGTGCATCGCGTTGACCGCGCCGCAGGAAGCCGCCGTGGTGACGACCGAAAAAAGGGCGGAGGCGGCGGCGCCGAAGCGCACTTCCTTGCCTTCCATATTGGCCCCGGCGACGCCGAGGTTGTGGAGAACCGGGTTGCCCGCCGCCTCCTGCCAGTAACTGACCGCCACGCCCAGGAGGAACAAAAACGACATGGCGGCCAGGATCGCCCAACCTTGACGGGTATTGCCCACCGCCTTGCCGAAGCACCACGTCAGCCCGAAGCCGATCACGAAGATCGACAGCATCTGGACGAAATTGGTCAGCGCGGTGGGATTTTCGAAGGGATGCGCCGAATTGGCGTTGAAGAAGCCGCCGCCATTGGTGCCGAGCATCTTGATAGCTTCCTGGCTGGCGACGGGGCCGATGGCGAGCGTCTGCTTGACGCCCTCGATCGTGTGGACGTCGACCGTGGCGGCCAGCGTCTGCGGCACGCCGCTCGCGATCAGGAAGACCGTGTAGACGACGCAGAGCGGCAGCAGCAGGTAGAGCGTGATGCGCGTGGCATCGGCCCAGAAATTGCCGATCGTCCGCATCTGCCGCCGCGCGAAACCCCGGAACAGCGCGAAGGCCAGCGCGATACCCGTCGCCGCCGACAGGAAATTATGGATGGTCAGCCCCAGCATCTGGCTGAGGTTCGACATCGTGCTTTCGCCCGCATAGCTCTGCCAGTTGGTGTTGGTCGTGAAGCTGATCGCGGTGTTGGCCGCCAGATTCTCGCTCGGCGCGGCCAGACCCTGCCCGTTCCACGGCAGGAAGGCTTGGCAGCGCAGCACCGCAAAGGTGAACAGCATCAGCACCACGTTGAACATCAGCATGTGGATGGCGTAGCGCCGCCAGCTCTGCTCGGCCTTCGGATCGATGCCGGCGAGCGTGTAGAAGCCCGCCTCCACGGGGCCGAGCACGACGTGCAATGGCGTGCGCCGGCCCTCGTAGAGCGCGTGCAGCCAGACGCCGACCGGCTTGGTCAGCGCCAGCAATATGCCGGTAAAGACAAGGATCAGGATCCAGCCCTGAAGCGTCATCGCCACCTCCTCAGAACTTCTCGGGGCGGACAAGCACCGCCACGAGGTAAAGGAGAAGGCCGATCGCGGTGGCACCGCCAAGCCAGAGGTCCAGCGTCATCGCTTGAGCCTCACGCATTGTCGCACAGCCGGACATAGGCGAGCGTCGCCGCCACCAGCCCCAGCATGATCGCGATCCAGAGCAGATCCCGCACAAGAAAACTCCCATTCGCAGACGGCGAAAACCGTCCGGTATCGGGAAGCCGATTAGGGGGAGTGGGCGTAGCGTATCGAGATCGAGATCAGGCGATCCGCATAGTATTTGCGTATAGTCGACGGACTGGAACTGACCGAAGCATATGACCGCGCTCAGCCGGCACGACCCGTCGGGCCGCTCGTTTTGCAAGTCATTGGAATCATTGGATAAAAATGGTGCCGCTTACAGGACTCGAACCTGTGACCCCCGCATTACGAATGCGATGCTCTACCAACTGAGCTAAAGCGGCGTGCCGGTAAGTGCTGGCGCGCCTATCACCGGCTTGGGCGCAGTGCAACCGTTGCCGGGATGCGGCGGCGTAAAATGCGGCGTGCCGTCAGTGATCCCGGCGGCGCCAGGAGAGACAGCGGCCGAGGCCGATCGCAACGAGGGGGGCGGCCAGGCCCAGGGCGGCGACGGTGTCGCGCACGCCGTCACCCAGCAGGCCCGCGATCAGCCCGGTCAGCGTCGCCAGCGCCAGCAGGGCCGGGATCAGGAAGGTGCGGGTGGCGCCGTGGCGGCCGGGGTGGCGGCGGGTCATGCCGGTCGTGGGGCCGGACTGGCGTCAGGCCCCCGGCGGCGGGGACGGGAGAGCCAGAGGTAGAGGCCGCTCGCCAGCACGACGATCGTCACGATATCCAGCAGCGCCCACAACAATTTCATCGACAGGCCGCCATAGTCGCCGAAATGCAGCGGTTGCGACAGGAGCAAAGCCTGCATGTACCACGGCATCGGCCGCTTGCCGGCCATCGCGCCGGTGCGGGCGTCGATCAGGACCGGGGTAAGGAGCTTTTCGGTCGCGGGGGTGGCGCCTTGCAGGAACACCGCGAAATGGTGGCCGCTGGAATATTCCACGCCGGGGAAGGCGACGAATTGCGGGCGCATGCCGGGCGCCGCCGCCATCGCCGCATCGACCGCCGCCTGCACCGAGGCCAGCCGCTTCGGCGGCGTCAGCCCGCCATAGGGCCCGACCAGTTCGGCGAGCTGGTCCGCGCGCCACAGCGCCGTGACGGGGGTGGCGAGCGTGTTGACCACGCCCGTCAGCCCGACGACCGTCGCCCACATCATCGTCGTAATGCCGAGCAGATTGTGCCAGTCGGTCCAGCGCACCCGCGCGCGCCGCGCCTGCCGCACCGTGCCGAAGCGCAGCCGCGCCATGAAGGGCGCGTAGAGCACCACGCCCGACACGATCGCCGCCACGAACAGCAGCCCCATCAGCCCCAGAAACAGCATCCCGCCGAGCCCCAGAAACATGTCGGTATGGATCTGGAGCAGCACGTCCATCACCCCGCCGGGCGGATCGGCGGGCAGGATGGCGCCGGTCCGCGCGTCGAGCGACTGGAAGCGCATCGCCGCCACCGCCGCATCGGGCGCCGGCGCGGTGGTGACGTTCACTACCGGCCGATCGGTATCGAAGCTCATGTAGAGCCCAACGTCGCCCGGCCGCGCCGCCAGCGCGCGGGCGAGAATATCGTCCAGCGACAGGCGGGGGGCGTCGGCCGGCAGCGGCGCCAGTGCGATCCGCGCGTGGGTGGCCGCGTCGATCTCCTCATGGAAGATCAGCGGCAGCCCCGTCACGCAGAGCATCAGCAGGAACAGGGTCGAGACGAGGCTGGTCCATTTGTGGATCGCAGCCCAGACCCGGATGGTCGACGATGTCATATCATCGCCATTACACTCTTATCCCACCCTCAGAACCGCTTCGTCACGGTCGCGATGACCTGGCGAGTCTGGCCCCAGAAGCAGCCCGCCGGCCCGGTGCAGCGGCCCGCGAAGCGCTTGTCGAAGATGTTGCTGCCGTTCACCGCGAAGCGCCAGCCCGGCAGATCGTAGTGCAGCGTCGCATCGAACAGGGTGGTCGCCGGGCTGGTGTAGACCAAAGGGGTGAAGGCCGAGGGCACATTGCCCGGCGTCTGGCTGAGGTAGCGCACGCCGGCACCGCCGCCGAGGCCGGCCAGCGCGCCGGTCTTCTTGGTGTAATCGACGAACAACGAGGCCTTGTGGCGCGGTTGGGCGGCCAGACGCGCGCCGAGTTCGAGCGGGATGTTGCTCTTCGTGATCTTGGCGTCGGTGAAGCTGTAGGCGGCGTTGACGCTCAGTTGCTCGCGGAAGCGGGCGACCGCTTCCAGCTCGACACCCTTGGAGGTGACCTCGCCGGTTTGCACCTGGAAGGCGGCATTGGCCGGATCGGTGGTCAGCACGTTCGATTGCTCGATGCGGAACATCGCCGCCGTCGCGAACAGCTTGAGATCGTCGCCGAGGCCGCGCGCGTCATATTTGATGCCGCCTTCCCACTGCTTGCCCGATGTCGGCACGAACGGCGTGCCATCGGCCCGGGCGCCGATCACCGGCTGGAAGGAGGTGGCGTAACTCACATA carries:
- the kdpA gene encoding potassium-transporting ATPase subunit KdpA, with product MTLQGWILILVFTGILLALTKPVGVWLHALYEGRRTPLHVVLGPVEAGFYTLAGIDPKAEQSWRRYAIHMLMFNVVLMLFTFAVLRCQAFLPWNGQGLAAPSENLAANTAISFTTNTNWQSYAGESTMSNLSQMLGLTIHNFLSAATGIALAFALFRGFARRQMRTIGNFWADATRITLYLLLPLCVVYTVFLIASGVPQTLAATVDVHTIEGVKQTLAIGPVASQEAIKMLGTNGGGFFNANSAHPFENPTALTNFVQMLSIFVIGFGLTWCFGKAVGNTRQGWAILAAMSFLFLLGVAVSYWQEAAGNPVLHNLGVAGANMEGKEVRFGAAASALFSVVTTAASCGAVNAMHDSFTALGGMIPLFNMQLGEVVVGGVGAGIYGFLLFAILAVFVAGLMVGRTPEYVGKKIESREVKLAVLAIAVLPLVILGFTALSCVLQQGLAGPLNKGPHGFGEILYAFTSAVANNGSAFAGLTANTPYYNGLLGIAMWVGRFFTIVPMLAIAGSLAAKKYTPESAGSFPTTGPLWVGLLVGIILILGGLTFLPGLALGPIADHLAMIRGQLF
- a CDS encoding PepSY-associated TM helix domain-containing protein; the protein is MTSSTIRVWAAIHKWTSLVSTLFLLMLCVTGLPLIFHEEIDAATHARIALAPLPADAPRLSLDDILARALAARPGDVGLYMSFDTDRPVVNVTTAPAPDAAVAAMRFQSLDARTGAILPADPPGGVMDVLLQIHTDMFLGLGGMLFLGLMGLLFVAAIVSGVVLYAPFMARLRFGTVRQARRARVRWTDWHNLLGITTMMWATVVGLTGVVNTLATPVTALWRADQLAELVGPYGGLTPPKRLASVQAAVDAAMAAAPGMRPQFVAFPGVEYSSGHHFAVFLQGATPATEKLLTPVLIDARTGAMAGKRPMPWYMQALLLSQPLHFGDYGGLSMKLLWALLDIVTIVVLASGLYLWLSRPRRRGPDASPAPRPA
- the kdpF gene encoding K(+)-transporting ATPase subunit F, producing the protein MTLDLWLGGATAIGLLLYLVAVLVRPEKF